A window of the Streptomyces sp. NBC_01351 genome harbors these coding sequences:
- a CDS encoding helix-turn-helix domain-containing protein → MANERLRSAMLTQGVTAESLAEHLGVDPKTVERWITKGRAPYRRHRLAISAFLREDEGYLWPDGLPDGQRKDAADAEVLKVYPHRSYVPADLWLQLFGRAEREIGVLVHAGVFLAENPRWAQLLRSKAAGGVRSRILLGDPESPEIRRRGEEEEIGEGVAYKVREVMKLYRPLYSVPGIEFRLHRSTLHNSLYQSDDEWLVNTQVYGVSAPLTPVLHLRKVAGAELVSTYQQSFEKVWSEAVPIER, encoded by the coding sequence ATGGCGAACGAGCGGTTAAGGTCCGCGATGCTGACGCAAGGCGTCACGGCGGAGTCCCTGGCGGAGCACCTTGGGGTCGACCCCAAGACGGTGGAGCGCTGGATTACCAAGGGGCGAGCGCCATACCGGAGACACCGCCTTGCCATCTCGGCCTTCCTGCGTGAGGACGAGGGATACCTCTGGCCGGACGGCCTGCCGGACGGGCAGCGTAAGGACGCTGCCGACGCCGAGGTCCTGAAGGTCTACCCGCATCGCTCGTACGTGCCGGCGGACCTATGGCTCCAGCTCTTCGGGCGGGCGGAACGCGAGATTGGCGTGCTGGTCCACGCGGGCGTCTTCCTCGCCGAGAACCCTCGCTGGGCCCAGTTGCTCAGGTCGAAAGCGGCTGGTGGCGTTCGGTCCCGCATCCTGCTCGGCGACCCGGAAAGCCCGGAGATCCGGCGCCGAGGTGAGGAAGAGGAAATCGGCGAGGGGGTGGCCTACAAGGTTCGCGAGGTGATGAAGCTCTATCGCCCCCTCTATTCGGTTCCGGGGATCGAGTTCCGCCTCCACCGGTCAACCCTGCACAACTCGCTCTACCAGTCGGATGACGAGTGGCTGGTGAACACGCAGGTGTACGGGGTGAGCGCACCCCTGACGCCGGTACTTCACCTGCGTAAAGTCGCTGGTGCTGAGCTGGTCTCCACGTATCAGCAGAGCTTCGAGAAGGTCTGGTCCGAAGCTGTCCCCATCGAAAGGTGA